One genomic window of Candidatus Nitrospira inopinata includes the following:
- the tatC gene encoding twin-arginine translocase subunit TatC, with product MLKQFNQWLQETIFKPLEDKKMPVMEHLVEFQVRLTRATIVTAIVFVGTFFFADTLVKWLRVPLQNMFVPSTLSWEPTDLPTVPFVFLAPAEALWQNVKVAGLFAIVLAVPYILYEIWRFVVPGLHVQERRFVGPFVCIGAVAFYAGAAFSFFFVLPFALNFLISYGVNAGFTPQISIAQYVGFALWFLLVFGLIFEVPLALTIMAKLGWVDAPFLIRYWKWALLGSFIIAAILTPTPDPFNQTLMAGPMFLLYWVGILGAKFFGKQQEAEAAGTGMASAAAGAGGRGVVAMPKSSESEYVGVPSSGSRR from the coding sequence GTGCTGAAACAATTCAACCAGTGGTTGCAAGAGACGATCTTCAAACCGCTGGAAGACAAGAAAATGCCGGTGATGGAGCACCTGGTGGAGTTCCAGGTGCGGCTGACCCGCGCGACGATTGTGACGGCGATCGTGTTTGTGGGGACGTTTTTCTTCGCGGATACTCTCGTCAAATGGCTGCGCGTTCCATTGCAAAACATGTTCGTGCCCAGCACGTTGTCGTGGGAACCGACCGACCTGCCGACCGTTCCGTTCGTCTTTCTTGCGCCGGCCGAGGCCTTGTGGCAGAACGTCAAGGTGGCCGGGCTGTTTGCCATCGTGCTGGCCGTTCCCTACATCCTCTATGAGATCTGGCGATTTGTGGTGCCAGGGCTGCACGTCCAGGAGCGTCGGTTCGTCGGACCGTTTGTGTGCATCGGCGCCGTCGCGTTTTACGCCGGGGCCGCGTTCTCGTTTTTTTTCGTGCTCCCGTTCGCGCTGAATTTTTTAATATCCTACGGCGTCAACGCCGGTTTTACGCCGCAGATTTCCATCGCCCAGTACGTCGGCTTCGCCTTGTGGTTTCTGCTGGTGTTCGGCCTGATCTTTGAAGTGCCTCTGGCCCTTACGATCATGGCGAAGCTCGGCTGGGTCGACGCGCCGTTCTTGATTCGCTACTGGAAATGGGCGTTGTTGGGGTCGTTCATCATCGCGGCGATCCTCACCCCGACTCCCGATCCGTTCAATCAAACTCTGATGGCCGGCCCTATGTTTTTGCTCTACTGGGTCGGCATTTTGGGAGCCAAGTTTTTCGGCAAGCAGCAGGAAGCCGAGGCCGCCGGAACGGGCATGGCGTCGGCCGCCGCTGGAGCCGGGGGGCGCGGAGTGGTGGCTATGCCGAAATCTTCGGAGAGCGAGTACGTCGGGGTGCCTTCATCCGGAAGCCGACGATAG
- a CDS encoding Mrp/NBP35 family ATP-binding protein — protein sequence MGRELTIVNHDGDACTYLWACAICDENERCQKDKEGHSRWLVGKRMQRVEHKVLIMSNKGGVGKSTCTTNIAVSLALKGWHVGICDMDIHGPNIPKMVGAEGQRLKISTGGGIIPFQAYNLKIASMSFLLQSSDDPIIWRDAYKYEFINQLLGGVEWQDLNFLLIDLPPGTGNESVTTVDLLGRVSGAVIVTTPQEVALLDSRKSVTFCKDSDVPIIGIVENMSGLECPHCRGHIDVFRRGGGEASAREMGVPFLGRIPLDPEVVTQSDAGEPFALFNSDTPTAEAYHRIADQVETFCRRNESSLKGTASRKS from the coding sequence ATGGGGCGTGAACTGACTATTGTCAATCATGACGGCGACGCCTGCACCTATCTGTGGGCTTGCGCGATCTGCGACGAGAACGAACGGTGTCAAAAAGACAAAGAAGGGCACAGCCGTTGGCTCGTCGGCAAGCGGATGCAGCGGGTCGAGCACAAGGTGCTCATCATGAGCAATAAGGGGGGCGTGGGCAAGAGCACCTGCACGACGAACATCGCGGTGAGTCTTGCTCTCAAGGGGTGGCACGTCGGAATCTGCGACATGGACATCCATGGCCCCAACATTCCCAAGATGGTGGGCGCCGAGGGCCAAAGACTGAAAATCAGCACCGGCGGCGGCATCATCCCGTTCCAGGCCTACAATCTGAAAATCGCGTCGATGTCGTTTCTGCTCCAGAGCTCAGACGATCCCATCATCTGGCGCGACGCGTACAAGTATGAGTTCATCAATCAACTGCTGGGCGGCGTCGAATGGCAGGACCTGAATTTTTTGCTCATCGATCTTCCGCCCGGGACGGGGAACGAATCGGTGACGACGGTCGATCTCCTGGGACGGGTCAGCGGCGCCGTGATCGTGACCACGCCGCAGGAAGTGGCCTTGCTTGATTCTCGAAAATCGGTCACCTTCTGTAAGGACAGCGACGTGCCGATCATCGGCATCGTCGAAAACATGAGCGGATTGGAATGTCCGCATTGCCGCGGACACATCGACGTGTTTCGGCGGGGAGGCGGCGAAGCGTCCGCGCGGGAGATGGGGGTGCCGTTTCTCGGGCGTATTCCGCTGGACCCCGAGGTGGTCACCCAATCGGACGCCGGGGAGCCGTTTGCGCTTTTCAATTCCGATACGCCCACGGCGGAGGCTTATCATCGCATCGCCGATCAGGTCGAAACGTTCTGTAGGAGAAACGAGTCGTCGTTGAAAGGGACGGCGTCTCGGAAAAGCTAA
- a CDS encoding cytochrome c3 family protein, whose product MSWKPSALILGFVAGAIALVAVAAPLTDQPTFCAGCHLIAPSYESWAASSHRTVTCVACHVRPGIGGWMHDKVWVGVRDTVRYLSGTHPDAHNLKAHVESDLCLSCHRNIGRVSEVAPRDLPSPVKDVGLIMSHGKHMQAFEARRQGEGCTTCHAGVVHDRPIKGYPIVIPRGHVSADDKPWSPDRPEGSYLHERALSDCFRCHDGKTRYQGKVLDRKCDTCHLAEKIAAFL is encoded by the coding sequence ATGAGCTGGAAACCTAGCGCGCTTATACTGGGTTTCGTCGCCGGAGCGATCGCGCTCGTCGCCGTCGCGGCCCCTCTCACCGACCAACCGACGTTCTGCGCCGGCTGTCATCTCATCGCGCCTTCCTATGAAAGCTGGGCCGCTTCCTCCCACAGAACCGTGACGTGCGTGGCGTGCCATGTGAGGCCGGGAATCGGAGGGTGGATGCACGATAAGGTCTGGGTCGGGGTGCGGGATACGGTCCGCTATCTGTCCGGGACCCATCCCGACGCGCACAATTTGAAAGCGCACGTCGAGTCCGATCTCTGTCTGAGCTGCCATCGTAATATCGGCCGGGTTTCCGAAGTGGCCCCTCGAGACCTGCCGTCGCCGGTCAAGGATGTGGGCCTCATCATGAGTCATGGGAAGCACATGCAGGCGTTTGAGGCTCGGCGGCAGGGAGAAGGCTGCACGACGTGCCATGCCGGCGTCGTGCACGATCGGCCGATCAAGGGGTATCCCATCGTGATTCCGAGAGGTCACGTCTCCGCCGATGACAAGCCATGGTCTCCCGACCGTCCGGAAGGCTCGTACCTCCACGAGAGGGCGCTCAGCGACTGTTTCCGATGCCATGATGGAAAGACCCGGTATCAAGGGAAGGTCTTGGACCGCAAGTGCGATACCTGTCACCTTGCGGAAAAGATCGCCGCGTTCTTGTAA
- the mobB gene encoding molybdopterin-guanine dinucleotide biosynthesis protein B, which produces MTAIPIICFVGRSNSGKTTFIERLIPELVRVGYKVATVKHAGHGFDLDTEGKDSWRHKRAGASSVVVLSKGSMALFADVSDQLKVEDVRDRFLDDSYDLIIAEGWKHEGYSKILIIRDQPGEIPISTEGLLAVVSDKPADFGVPVFGLDDVPAVAALIVRHFPRRARSAHELET; this is translated from the coding sequence ATGACGGCGATTCCGATCATCTGTTTCGTCGGGCGATCAAACAGCGGGAAAACCACCTTCATCGAGCGCCTGATTCCCGAATTGGTTCGCGTCGGCTATAAAGTGGCGACGGTGAAGCATGCCGGACACGGGTTTGATTTGGACACGGAAGGCAAGGACAGTTGGCGCCATAAACGCGCGGGAGCCAGCAGCGTCGTGGTCCTGTCAAAGGGGAGTATGGCGCTTTTCGCCGACGTGTCGGATCAGTTGAAAGTCGAGGACGTGCGGGATCGGTTTCTGGACGACAGTTATGATTTGATTATCGCCGAGGGATGGAAGCACGAAGGGTATTCAAAGATTCTCATCATCCGCGACCAACCGGGGGAAATTCCCATCTCGACGGAGGGGTTGCTGGCGGTCGTGTCGGACAAGCCGGCGGATTTCGGCGTTCCGGTCTTCGGTCTGGACGATGTGCCGGCGGTTGCCGCGCTCATCGTGCGACATTTCCCCCGACGCGCTCGATCGGCGCATGAGCTGGAAACCTAG
- a CDS encoding ABC transporter ATP-binding protein: MTAPVLQVTNLCKRFGDFTAVDDVSFSMQPGEILGLLGPNGAGKTTTIHMLLGLITPTAGSIRVFGLDLSTHRETILERVNFSSTYISMPQSLTVEENLWVVARLYGMVDIARRVDQVLKKLEIEELRRKVTRHLSSGQLTRLTLAKAFLTEPKILFLDEPTASLDPDIAQKIRALLKEARRSSGISILYTSHNMREMEEMSDRIIFLQRGKIVAEGTARQIVARFGQADLEEVFLKLARESRDAG; the protein is encoded by the coding sequence ATGACGGCCCCCGTTCTTCAGGTGACCAATCTGTGCAAACGGTTCGGCGATTTCACCGCCGTCGACGACGTTTCGTTTTCGATGCAGCCGGGAGAGATTCTCGGATTGCTCGGCCCCAACGGGGCCGGCAAGACGACGACGATTCACATGTTGCTCGGGCTTATTACTCCGACGGCGGGATCGATTCGGGTGTTCGGGTTGGACCTTTCGACTCACCGGGAAACGATTCTGGAGAGGGTGAATTTTTCGTCAACGTACATTTCGATGCCGCAGTCGCTGACCGTCGAGGAAAATCTTTGGGTCGTGGCCAGGCTGTACGGGATGGTCGATATCGCCAGGCGCGTGGACCAAGTCCTGAAAAAGCTGGAGATCGAAGAGCTTCGCCGAAAAGTGACGCGGCATCTGTCGTCGGGGCAATTGACGCGGCTGACTTTGGCCAAGGCGTTCCTCACGGAGCCGAAGATTCTTTTTCTCGATGAGCCGACCGCCAGCTTGGACCCTGACATCGCGCAGAAGATTCGAGCCTTGCTCAAAGAGGCGAGACGATCGTCGGGGATCAGCATTCTCTATACGTCCCATAATATGCGGGAAATGGAGGAGATGTCGGACCGGATCATTTTCCTTCAACGAGGCAAGATCGTCGCGGAGGGCACGGCTCGGCAAATTGTCGCCAGGTTCGGCCAGGCCGATCTCGAAGAAGTCTTTCTCAAACTGGCGCGAGAGTCGAGGGACGCCGGGTAA
- a CDS encoding molybdopterin molybdotransferase MoeA, with protein MAHRQDGMDRLTPLDEARRVVLDAVTALGVEKVSVLDALGRTLGEDVVAERDNPPWNNSAMDGFAVRWEDIRQEHAIQRPVTLRVIEEVPAGKMPSKTVRAGEAIRIMTGAPIPQGADTVVKVEDTEPQAGTVRVFKPEPRGANIRLQGEDVTKGACIIEKGALIRPAEVGMLAVLAKPFVFVHQRPRVAILSTGDELADLDERPSDDKIVNSNSYGIAAAVQEAGGVPLLLGIARDTQVALKEKIFQGMSADMLVLSGGVSMGDYDFTKAVFQEIGAGMNFWKLAIKPGQPLAFGKIQGKPAFGLPGNPVSSMVTFEQLVRPAILKMAGCRTYGRPTVEAVFQEHFSKRPDRRHFLRGILTREQGVFKVRTTGDQGSGILTSMVKANCLIDVPVEIEKLNPGDSVTVQLLSGEAWAADADRFDHPGGPRSSCC; from the coding sequence ATGGCTCATCGACAAGACGGCATGGACCGATTGACTCCTCTTGATGAGGCCCGGCGCGTGGTGCTCGACGCCGTAACCGCTCTGGGCGTGGAGAAGGTTTCCGTTCTCGACGCGCTCGGGCGAACGCTCGGAGAGGACGTCGTCGCCGAGCGGGACAATCCGCCGTGGAACAACAGCGCCATGGACGGATTCGCGGTGCGCTGGGAAGATATCAGGCAAGAGCACGCGATTCAGAGACCGGTGACGCTGAGGGTGATCGAAGAAGTGCCGGCCGGCAAAATGCCGTCGAAAACGGTTCGAGCCGGAGAGGCGATCAGAATCATGACCGGCGCGCCGATTCCGCAGGGGGCGGACACGGTCGTGAAGGTTGAGGATACGGAGCCCCAGGCGGGGACGGTCCGCGTCTTCAAACCGGAGCCGCGGGGCGCCAACATTCGTCTGCAGGGCGAAGACGTGACGAAGGGCGCGTGCATCATCGAAAAGGGCGCGCTGATTCGACCCGCGGAAGTGGGCATGCTGGCCGTTCTGGCGAAGCCGTTCGTGTTTGTCCATCAGCGGCCGCGCGTCGCGATTCTGTCGACGGGAGATGAACTGGCCGATCTCGACGAGCGTCCGAGCGACGACAAGATCGTCAACTCGAACAGCTACGGGATCGCCGCGGCCGTGCAGGAGGCCGGAGGCGTTCCGTTGCTGCTCGGCATCGCGCGCGATACGCAGGTTGCGCTGAAAGAAAAAATCTTCCAGGGAATGAGCGCGGACATGTTGGTTCTCTCGGGCGGGGTCTCCATGGGAGACTACGACTTTACCAAGGCCGTGTTCCAAGAGATCGGCGCCGGGATGAATTTCTGGAAACTGGCGATCAAGCCCGGTCAGCCGCTCGCTTTTGGCAAAATCCAGGGAAAGCCGGCCTTCGGGTTGCCGGGAAATCCCGTTTCTTCGATGGTCACGTTCGAGCAACTGGTCCGCCCGGCCATCCTCAAAATGGCGGGATGCCGAACGTACGGACGCCCGACCGTTGAGGCGGTGTTTCAAGAACATTTTTCAAAGCGGCCCGACCGGCGGCATTTCCTGCGAGGGATCCTGACTCGTGAACAAGGGGTATTCAAAGTTCGGACGACGGGCGACCAGGGGTCCGGCATTCTCACCTCAATGGTCAAGGCCAACTGCCTGATCGACGTTCCGGTCGAGATTGAGAAACTCAATCCGGGAGATTCCGTGACGGTTCAGCTCTTGAGCGGTGAGGCCTGGGCCGCCGATGCGGACCGTTTCGATCATCCCGGAGGACCTCGATCGTCCTGCTGTTAG
- a CDS encoding Do family serine endopeptidase, with amino-acid sequence MINRSRRAVVWSVGGGLFMALCACVGFEQGLSTADAGVPPAFVQGFSEIVKKTTPAVVNIAVTGGGESGRRRGLPPGPFGRPPGEEPGGEPGGEESPTPPPMPPLPPGPHGRPEQSAGSGVVIDPNGYIVTNNHVVEGATRITVTLNDRREFSAKIVGTDPKTDLAVIKIEAKDLPTLKWADYEKLQVGDLVLAVGSPFGLSSTVTLGIISALGRGNVGIADYEDFIQTDAAINPGNSGGALVDMNGELIGINTAIFSRTGGSEGVGFAIPSSIAVDIVDSLLRTGKVVRGWMGVAIQEITPALAKSFKLPENRKGVLISDVNEGGPSFAAGIRRGDVVVAFNGKEVQNVSQLRNIVARTMVGKEAEVRILRDGREQTITVKVAERPSDEVLARREPAPSKEPGSTIKPPDNVLASLRVQALDNALMSQLNIPANVTGVVIASVEPGGQAEAAGLQRGDVIQEINHEAVKTLEDYQKSAAKIGKDELAVLLINRRGNSLFVAVNPK; translated from the coding sequence ATGATCAATCGAAGTCGGCGAGCGGTTGTGTGGTCGGTCGGCGGTGGGCTGTTCATGGCCCTGTGCGCGTGTGTCGGCTTTGAACAGGGGCTTTCTACTGCGGACGCCGGTGTGCCTCCGGCGTTTGTCCAAGGTTTCTCGGAAATCGTCAAAAAGACGACGCCGGCCGTCGTCAACATTGCGGTTACCGGGGGAGGCGAAAGCGGGCGTCGGCGCGGACTGCCGCCCGGCCCGTTCGGGAGACCGCCGGGTGAGGAACCCGGAGGAGAGCCTGGAGGAGAGGAATCGCCGACTCCGCCGCCGATGCCGCCTCTCCCGCCCGGTCCGCACGGCCGCCCGGAGCAAAGTGCCGGATCGGGAGTGGTGATAGACCCCAACGGCTATATCGTGACCAACAACCACGTTGTGGAAGGGGCGACGCGGATTACGGTCACGTTGAACGATCGGCGGGAGTTTTCGGCCAAAATCGTCGGGACGGATCCGAAAACCGATTTGGCCGTCATCAAAATCGAGGCCAAGGATCTGCCGACGCTCAAATGGGCGGATTATGAGAAATTGCAAGTGGGCGATCTCGTCTTGGCGGTGGGAAGTCCGTTCGGGCTCAGCTCGACCGTGACGTTGGGGATCATCAGCGCGCTGGGAAGAGGAAACGTGGGCATCGCGGATTATGAGGACTTTATTCAGACCGACGCCGCCATCAATCCCGGCAATTCGGGCGGGGCGCTTGTCGATATGAACGGCGAGCTCATCGGCATCAACACGGCGATCTTTTCGAGGACGGGAGGGTCCGAGGGCGTGGGATTCGCGATTCCCAGCAGCATTGCGGTCGATATCGTGGACAGTCTGCTGCGGACCGGAAAGGTCGTGCGCGGCTGGATGGGGGTGGCGATTCAGGAGATCACGCCGGCGTTGGCCAAATCGTTCAAGTTGCCGGAAAATCGGAAAGGCGTCCTCATCAGCGACGTCAACGAAGGCGGGCCTTCATTTGCCGCCGGGATCAGGCGGGGCGACGTGGTGGTGGCGTTTAATGGCAAGGAAGTCCAAAACGTCAGCCAGCTCCGGAACATCGTGGCCCGCACGATGGTGGGAAAAGAAGCGGAGGTCAGGATCCTGCGCGACGGCAGGGAGCAGACGATCACCGTCAAGGTGGCCGAGCGGCCGTCGGACGAAGTGTTGGCGAGGAGAGAGCCCGCGCCGTCGAAGGAACCGGGATCCACGATCAAGCCTCCGGACAACGTCCTGGCGTCTCTTCGCGTCCAGGCGCTGGACAACGCGTTGATGAGTCAATTGAACATTCCCGCCAATGTGACCGGCGTCGTGATCGCCTCGGTGGAGCCGGGCGGGCAGGCGGAAGCGGCCGGGTTGCAGCGCGGCGACGTGATTCAGGAAATCAATCATGAGGCCGTCAAAACACTGGAGGATTATCAAAAATCCGCCGCCAAGATCGGCAAAGACGAGCTGGCCGTTCTGTTGATCAATCGGCGAGGCAACAGTCTTTTTGTAGCGGTTAATCCAAAATAG
- a CDS encoding caspase family protein, whose product MRPATGCSPAKDPLPYTVKLNIPSSIAQQTFRYTDSCGQMGEVPIGRQIEKALREEASRTFKTVVSEPDQEKVIHPDHVITFEVREWSFHLDKDALYDRAPATLRMNALVRTSDVRGAVLRETEFRVDRRERLRLEQVGRNCDYVISPFIRDTAEELAAKVFLDAKLAFGEQPSSPSVSQESASHPSAFPATGGSPPSATPSASSALRFKALLLDENGDLILESGEHVRVRVDVVNTGTIPVQDVSVSLTGTPEVLDLFPATTLALPPLQPAQTKSLEFMATLPPTLQPLQAEIHVSLTQSGKLIAPPQTLSLTIQPAGAGLDDVDRIPAPRSAFRQPGTYLIAIGISNDPPPRTKLRKYASMDAQRVADYFQAIGGVPASNVMLLRDLQAHHAAVDVAFTKWLPQRIDKNAVVIVYFSGQAMVAPNGEVLLALSDTSNAADARLYPLRHIASTIAKLNVHQALFIFDGSVSKLRGESETQIALPRWDLNGTIMIQMIGGESFKTGLEDDAHRHGLFTYFFLRGLRGEADTNHNGFVTLGELAGYVRQKVTWAAKSRLNAEQRPMIFPTFAPSDTVASLVLSAPAALASADHP is encoded by the coding sequence ATGCGTCCCGCGACTGGATGTTCCCCCGCCAAGGATCCGCTGCCCTATACCGTCAAATTGAACATCCCTTCCTCCATCGCGCAACAGACCTTTCGCTACACCGATTCCTGCGGCCAGATGGGAGAGGTCCCGATCGGTCGCCAGATTGAGAAGGCCTTGCGTGAAGAGGCATCCCGAACGTTCAAAACGGTTGTCTCTGAACCGGACCAAGAGAAGGTGATTCATCCTGATCATGTGATTACGTTCGAGGTCCGGGAGTGGTCGTTTCATCTCGACAAGGACGCCTTGTACGATCGGGCTCCGGCAACCTTGCGAATGAATGCGCTCGTGCGGACATCCGACGTCCGAGGCGCCGTCTTGCGGGAAACGGAATTCAGAGTGGACCGTCGAGAGCGCCTGCGGTTGGAGCAGGTCGGCAGAAATTGCGACTATGTCATCTCCCCCTTCATCCGCGATACGGCCGAGGAGTTGGCCGCAAAAGTCTTTCTGGACGCCAAACTCGCGTTCGGTGAGCAACCGTCCTCGCCTTCCGTCTCTCAGGAATCGGCCTCGCATCCTTCCGCTTTCCCGGCGACGGGCGGATCGCCTCCTTCGGCGACGCCTTCCGCCTCGTCCGCGCTTCGCTTCAAAGCCCTGCTGCTCGATGAAAACGGCGACTTGATCCTGGAAAGCGGCGAGCACGTGCGGGTCCGAGTCGATGTCGTCAATACCGGCACGATTCCGGTTCAGGACGTCTCGGTCTCCCTCACGGGCACGCCTGAGGTGCTCGATCTCTTCCCCGCGACGACCTTGGCGCTTCCTCCGTTGCAACCGGCCCAGACGAAATCGTTGGAGTTCATGGCGACCTTGCCTCCGACCCTCCAACCACTTCAAGCCGAAATCCATGTTTCCCTGACTCAGTCGGGGAAACTAATCGCGCCTCCTCAAACGCTCTCGCTGACGATTCAACCGGCCGGCGCCGGCCTAGACGACGTGGATCGGATTCCCGCTCCTCGATCCGCTTTTCGGCAACCGGGGACCTACCTGATCGCTATCGGGATCAGTAATGATCCGCCCCCTCGGACCAAGCTGAGAAAATACGCCTCAATGGACGCGCAGAGGGTAGCCGACTATTTTCAGGCGATCGGAGGCGTGCCTGCATCCAACGTGATGCTGCTCCGGGATTTGCAAGCCCATCACGCCGCCGTCGACGTTGCATTCACCAAGTGGCTTCCTCAGCGCATAGACAAGAACGCCGTTGTCATCGTCTATTTTTCCGGTCAGGCGATGGTCGCTCCAAACGGTGAAGTATTGCTGGCTTTATCCGACACAAGCAATGCGGCGGACGCGCGCCTCTATCCGCTTCGGCATATCGCCTCAACCATCGCCAAACTCAACGTCCACCAGGCCCTCTTCATCTTTGACGGCTCGGTGTCCAAATTGCGCGGCGAGTCCGAGACGCAAATCGCCCTCCCCCGTTGGGATCTGAATGGGACGATCATGATCCAAATGATCGGCGGCGAATCCTTCAAGACCGGCTTGGAAGATGACGCTCACCGCCACGGGCTGTTCACCTATTTCTTTCTGCGCGGACTTCGCGGAGAAGCCGACACCAATCACAACGGTTTCGTCACGCTCGGAGAACTTGCCGGCTACGTACGCCAAAAAGTGACGTGGGCGGCCAAGTCCCGGTTGAATGCGGAGCAGCGCCCGATGATTTTTCCGACGTTTGCGCCGAGCGACACAGTCGCCTCGCTTGTCTTGTCCGCCCCCGCCGCACTCGCATCCGCAGACCATCCCTAG